The following proteins are encoded in a genomic region of Triticum dicoccoides isolate Atlit2015 ecotype Zavitan chromosome 1B, WEW_v2.0, whole genome shotgun sequence:
- the LOC119334756 gene encoding AB hydrolase superfamily protein YfhM-like, which yields MATVEQQQQIEHSHLAIRGLSLHVAQAGTGELGTVLFLHGFPEIWYSWRHQMLAVAAAGYRAIAPDWRGYGLSDQPPEPEAAAYSDLTEDLLAVLDALSVPKAYLVAKDFGAMLAYDFALRHPSRTCGVMCLGIPFLHGGSSFTAMPEGFYILRWREPGRAEADFGRYDVKRVVRTIYILFSRSEIPIAKEDQEIMDLADLSTPLPEWFTEEDLAIYTSLYEKSGFVYPLQMPYRSLHKRQPIEDPKFEVPVFVAMGEKDYVIKFPGVEAVLKNGTMEKFAPDLKITYIPEGSHFVQEQFPDKVNEFLLGFLKDHPVA from the exons ATGGCCAcggtggagcagcagcagcagatcgagcaCAGCCACCTCGCCATCAGAGGCCTCAGCCTCCACGTAGCGCAAGCAGGCACAG GCGAGCTCGGGACGGTGCTGTTCCTGCACGGCTTCCCGGAGATATGGTACTCGTGGCGCCACCAGATGCTGGCCGTGGCCGCCGCCGGGTACCGCGCCATCGCGCCGGACTGGCGGGGGTATGGCCTCTCCGACCAGCcaccggagccggaggcggcggcctACAGCGACCTGACAGAGGATCTCCTCGCCGTCCTGGATGCGCTCTCCGTCCCCAAG GCTTACCTTGTGGCAAAGGATTTCGGAGCCATGCTAGCTTATGATTTTGCTCTTCGTCACCCCAGCCGCACATGCGGCGTTATGTGTTTGGGCATCCCATTTCTTCACGGTGGCTCCTCCTTCACTGCCATGCCCGAAGGCTTCTATATACTGCGTTGGCGG GAACCAGGAAGAGCAGAGGCAGACTTTGGCAGGTATGACGTCAAGCGAGTCGTGCGCACCATCTACATTCTCTTCTCTAGAAGCGAAATCCCGATAGCGAAGGAAGATCAAGAAATCATGGATCTCGCGGACCTGTCGACTCCCCTTCCAGAGTGGTTCactgaggaggatcttgcaatctaCACGTCCCTCTATGAGAAGTCTGGTTTCGTGTATCCACTGCAGATGCCATACAG GTCTCTCCATAAGAGGCAACCAATTGAAGACCCAAAATTCGAAGTCCCGGTGTTCGTCGCCATGGGGGAGAAAGACTACGTGATCAAGTTCCCCGGGGTCGAGGCCGTGTTGAAAAATGGCACCATGGAGAAGTTTGCGCCGGATCTGAAGATCACCTACATCCCTGAAGGAAGCCATTTCGTTCAGGAGCAGTTCCCGGACAAGGTCAATGAGTTCCTCCTTGGCTTCTTGAAGGACCATCCTGTGGCTTGA
- the LOC119334770 gene encoding protein STABILIZED1-like, producing MSGPAPTPPPPPPPAAAPARPVRYDFLNSKPPPNYVAGLGRGATGFTTRSDIGPARAAPDLPDRSAAAAAPPAVGRGRGKPPGEDEGGDEGGDEEKGYDENQKFDEFEGNDAGLFSNADYDDDDREADAVWESIDQRMDLRRKDRREARLKQEIEKYRASNPKITEQFADLKRKLADVSVQEWESIPEIGDYSARNKKKRFESFVPVPDTLLEKARQEQEHVTALDPKSRAAGGTETPWAQTPVTDLTAMGEGRGTVLSLKLDRLSDSVSGLTVVDPKGYLTDLKSMKITSDAEISDIKKARLLLRSVTQTNPKHPPGWIAAARLEEVAGKLQSARQLIQRGCEECPKNEDVWFEACRLASPDESKAVIARGVKAIPNSVKLWLQAAKLETSDLNKSRVLRKGLEHIPDSVRLWKAVVELANEEDARMLLHRAVECCPLHVELWLALARLETYDQAKKVLNKAREKLNKEPAIWITAAKLEEANGNTQSVSKVIERGIRSLQREGLDIDREAWLKEAEAAERAGSVLTCQAIVKSTIGVGVDDEDRKRTWVADAEECKKRGSIETARAIYAHALSVFVAKKSIWLKAAQLEKSHGTRESLEAILRKAVTYNPKAEVLWLMGAKEKWLAGDVPAARAILQEAYAAIPISEEIWLAAFKLEFENNEPERARMLLTKARERGGTERVWMKSAIVERELGNVNEERRLLEEGLKLFPSFFKLWLMLGQMEDRIGHVPKAKEVYENGLKHCPGCIPLWLSLASLEERINGLSKSRAFLTMARKKNPATPELWLAAIRAELRHGNKKEADSLLAKALQECPTSGILWAAAIEMVPRPQRKSKSSDAIKRCDHDPHVIAAVAKLFWHDRKVDKARSWLNRAVTLAPDIGDFWALYYKFELQHGNADTQRDALKRCIAAEPKHGERWQAISKAVENSHQPVDAILRKVVLALGAEENPNAAEP from the coding sequence ATGAGCGGCCccgccccgaccccgccgccgccccctcctccggcggcggcgcccgCTCGCCCCGTGCGCTACGACTTCCTCAACTCCAAGCCGCCCCCCAACTACGTCGCGGGTCTCGGCCGTGGCGCCACCGGCTTCACCACCCGTTCCGATATCGGGCCGGCTCGCGCTGCCCCGGACCTCCCAGATCGCTCCGCCGCCGCGGCTGCTCCTCCCGCTGTCGGCCGCGGCCGCGGGAAGCCCCCCGGCGAGGACGAAGGCGGTGATGAAGGCGGCGACGAGGAgaagggatacgacgagaaccagAAGTTCGACGAGTTCGAGGGCAACGACGCCGGCCTCTTCTCCAACGCCGACTACGACGATGATGACCGCGAGGCTGATGCCGTCTGGGAGAGCATCGACCAGAGGATGGACCTGCGCCGCAAGGATCGGCGTGAGGCGCGTCTCAAGCAGGAGATTGAGAAGTACCGTGCGTCCAACCCTAAGATCACCGAGCAGTTTGCTGATCTCAAGAGGAAGCTGGCAGATGTGTCTGTGCAGGAGTGGGAAAGCATACCTGAAATTGGGGACTACTCGGCACGCAACAAGAAGAAGCGGTTCGAGAGCTTTGTCCCGGTGCCGGATACTCTGCTTGAGAAGGCCCGGCAGGAGCAGGAGCATGTCACAGCCCTGGATCCCAAGAGCCGTGCGGCTGGTGGCACCGAGACACCGTGGGCGCAAACTCCGGTTACCGACCTGACTGCCATGGGTGAGGGTCGTGGTACCGTGCTTTCGCTGAAGTTGGACAGGTTGTCGGATTCAGTTTCTGGCCTTActgttgttgatccaaagggatacCTTACAGACTTGAAAAGCATGAAAATTACTAGCGACGCTGAGATCTCTGACATTAAGAAGGCAAGACTGCTGCTCAGGTCTGTGACACAGACAAACCCAAAGCATCCTCCAGGTTGGATTGCTGCTGCTAGGCTTGAAGAGGTTGCTGGCAAGCTCCAGTCTGCTCGGCAGCTCATTCAGAGGGGCTGTGAGGAGTGCCCCAAGAACGAGGATGTTTGGTTCGAGGCATGCCGGTTGGCTAGCCCAGATGAGTCAAAGGCAGTAATTGCCAGGGGTGTGAAGGCAATTCCCAACTCTGTGAAGCTGTGGCTGCAGGCTGCAAAACTAGAGACTAGTGATTTGAACAAGAGCAGGGTCTTAAGGAAGGGGTTGGAGCACATTCCTGATTCAGTTAGGTTGTGGAAGGCTGTTGTGGAGCTGGCGAACGAGGAGGATGCACGGATGTTGCTTCATAGGGCTGTGGAGTGCTGCCCACTTCATGTCGAGCTGTGGCTTGCCCTAGCAAGGCTCGAAACATATGACCAGGCAAAGAAGGTGCTTAACAAGGCCAGGGAGAAGCTCAACAAGGAACCTGCCATTTGGATTACAGCTGCAAAGCTGGAGGAGGCTAATGGGAACACCCAATCCGTAAGCAAGGTGATTGAGAGAGGTATAAGATCTTTGCAGAGAGAAGGGTTGGATATTGATAGGGAGGCGTGGCTAAAGGAAGCCGAAGCTGCAGAGCGTGCTGGATCTGTGCTTACTTGCCAGGCTATTGTGAAGAGCACTATTGGAgttggggttgatgatgaggaCCGGAAGCGAACATGGGTTGCTGATGCTGAGGAATGCAAGAAACGTGGTTCAATTGAGACAGCTCGGGCCATCTATGCACATGCTCTTAGCGTGTTCGTTGCCAAAAAGAGCATATGGCTTAAAGCGGCGCAGCTTGAGAAGAGCCATGGGACAAGAGAATCTCTTGAAGCCATTCTCAGAAAGGCTGTCACGTACAATCCAAAAGCTGAAGTGTTATGGCTTATGGGTGCAAAGGAAAAATGGCTGGCTGGTGATGTCCCTGCAGCTCGGGCCATCCTTCAGGAAGCTTATGCTGCTATCCCTATTTCAGAGGAGATCTGGTTAGCTGCATTCAAGTTAGAGTTCGAGAATAACGAACCAGAGAGAGCAAGAATGCTTTTGACCAAGGCCAGGGAAAGAGGAGGCACCGAGAGGGTTTGGATGAAATCAGCAATTGTTGAGAGGGAATTAGGAAATGTGAATGAGGAAAGGAGGTTGTTGGAGGAAGGTCTGAAGTTATTCCCCTCGTTTTTCAAATTGTGGTTAATGCTTGGACAGATGGAAGACCGGATTGGACATGTACCAAAGGCAAAGGAGGTTTACGAGAATGGACTTAAACACTGCCCGGGTTGCATCCCTCTTTGGCTCTCGCTAGCTAGTCTAGAGGAGAGGATAAATGGCTTGAGTAAGTCACGTGCTTTCCTCACCATGGCAAGGAAAAAGAATCCAGCTACACCTGAACTATGGCTTGCAGCAATTCGAGCTGAATTGAGGCATGGGAACAAAAAGGAAGCTGATTCTCTACTAGCCAAGGCATTACAAGAGTGCCCAACAAGTGGCATTTTGTGGGCTGCAGCTATTGAGATGGTGCCACGTCCCCAACGCAAGTCAAAGAGCTCAGATGCTATAAAGCGATGTGATCATGATCCACATGTCATTGCAGCTGTCGCCAAACTTTTCTGGCATGACAGGAAGGTTGATAAAGCAAGGAGTTGGTTGAACAGAGCTGTTACTCTTGCTCCTGACATTGGGGATTTTTGGGCATTGTACTACAAATTTGAACTCCAGCATGGAAATGCGGACACACAAAGGGATGCTCTGAAACGATGCATTGCAGCCGAACCAAAACATGGCGAGAGATGGCAAGCTATAAGCAAGGCCGTTGAGAACTCACATCAGCCAGTTGATGCCATCCTGAGAAAAGTCGTTCTGGCTCTTGGTGCAGAAGAAAACCCCAATGCTGCAGAACCCTAG